From Plectropomus leopardus isolate mb chromosome 4, YSFRI_Pleo_2.0, whole genome shotgun sequence, the proteins below share one genomic window:
- the p4hb gene encoding protein disulfide-isomerase, whose amino-acid sequence MLKFLLICTLAVASRAEITEEEDVLVLKKSNFDEALKAHPNLLVEFYAPWCGHCRRREALAPEYAKAAGMLKTEGSEVRLGKVDATEETELAQEYGVRGYPTIKFFKGGEKEAPKEYSAGRQADDIVSWLKKRTGPAVTTLGGVTEAESLIADNEVAVIGFFKDAESDGAKAYEKAAEATDDIPFAITADDAIFSKFEVSKDSVVLFKKFDEGRNTFDGELTKENLLSFVKANQLPLVIEFTEQTAPKIFGGEIKSHILMFLPKTSDDFQDKMDQFKKAAEGFKGQILFIFIDSDVDDNQRILEFFGLKKEECPAIRLITLEDEMTKYKPESNDITAGSITEFCKLFIEGKLKPHLMSQDIPEDWDKNPVKVLVGKNFEEVAFDPSKNVFVEFYAPWCGHCKQLTPIWEKLGEKYKDSADIIVAKMDSTANEIEAVKVHSFPTLKFFPAGDDHKVIDYNGERTLDGFTKFLESGGKEGGAPAGDDDDDDLEAEDLDDVDEGQDEDSDGEDDDGHDEL is encoded by the exons ATGCTCAAGTTTCTGCTCATCTGCACACTGGCTGTGGCCAGCAGAGCCGAGATCACCGAAGAAGAAGATGTCCTGGTGCTGAAGAAAAGTAACTTCGACGAGGCTCTTAAAGCTCACCCCAACCTCTTGGTTGAATTCT ATGCCCCATGGTGTGGTCACTGCAGGCGGAGAGAGGCCCTGGCCCCAGAGTATGCCAAGGCCGCCGGTATGCTGAAGACTGAGGGTTCAGAGGTCCGCCTGGGTAAAGTGGACGCCACAGAGGAGACCGAACTGGCCCAAGAGTACGGCGTCAGGGGATACCCCACCATCAAGTTCTTTAAGGGCGGAGAGAAGGAGGCACCCAAAGAGTACTCTG cTGGCAGACAGGCTGATGACATCGTCAGCTGGCTGAAGAAACGCACAGGCCCAGCCGTCACCACTCTAGGTGGAGTCACCGAGGCAGAATCTCTGATCGCTGACAATGAGGTGGCAGTCATTGGATTCTTTAAG GATGCTGAATCTGATGGTGCCAAGGCCTATGAAAAAGCAGCTGAAGCCACAGACGACATTCCCTTCGCCATTACCGCAGACGATGCCATCTTCTCCAAGTTTGAGGTGTCCAAGGACAGCGTTGTCCTCTTCAAGAAG TTTGATGAAGGGCGCAATACCTTCGATGGAGAGCTGACCAAAGAAAACTTGCTGTCTTTTGTCAAGGCCAACCAGCTGCCTCTGGTCATTGAGTTCACAGAGCAG ACCGCCCCCAAAATCTTTGGTGGAGAAATCAAGTCCCACATCCTCATGTTCCTGCCCAAAACTTCTGATGACTTCCAGGACAAAATGGATCAGTTTAAGAAAGCCGCAGAGGGATTCAAGGGTCAG ATCCTGTTCATCTTCATTGACAGTGACGTGGACGACAACCAGCGCATCCTGGAGTTCTTTGGCCTGAAGAAAGAGGAGTGCCCAGCCATCCGCCTCATCACCCTGGAGGATGAGATGACCAAATACAAGCCCGAGAGCAACGACATCACAGCAGGAAGCATCACCGAATTCTGCAAACTGTTTATTGAGGGCAAACTCAAG CCCCACCTTATGAGTCAGGACATCCCTGAAGACTGGGACAAAAACCCTGTCAAGGTTTTGGTCGGCAAGAATTTCGAGGAAGTTGCTTTCGATCCATCAAAGAATGTCTTTGTGGAATTCT ATGCACCGTGGTGCGGACACTGCAAACAGCTGACTCCCATCTGGGAGAAGCTGGGAGAGAAGTATAAGGACAGCGCAGACATCATTGTGGCTAAGATGGACTCCACAGCCAATGAGATCGAGGCAGTCAAAGTCCACAGCTTCCCCACCCTTAAATTCTTCCCTGCAGGAGATGACCACAAA GTGATTGATTACAACGGGGAGAGAACATTGGACGGCTTCACCAAGTTCCTAGAGAGTGGTGGTAAGGAGGGCGGTGCCCCTGCAGgagacgacgacgacgacgatcTGGAGGCAGAG GATTTGGATGATGTGGACGAAGGACAGGACGAGGACTCTGACGGTGAGGACGATGACGGACACGATGAGTTGTAA
- the ppp1r27b gene encoding protein phosphatase 1 regulatory subunit 27b: MKYYQCPVSQTMGIKAYPQDCDIPVSCKNSASLKPIRSVHFPNDVVFQDYVRHGELERIGRFIRARRVSLDTIYHSGMAAIHEAVLSGNLDCVKLLVQHGADIHQRDEEGWTPLHMACSDGFPHIARYLLSLGADPELENECGEKPADLIELDNKELLELFGVAVSE; encoded by the exons ATGAAGTACTACCAGTGCCCCGTGTCCCAGACCATGGGAATCAAGGCTTACCCCCAGGATTGTGACATCCCAGTCAGCTGCAAGAACTCTGCTTCTCTGAAGCCAATCCGCAGCGTGCACTTCCCCAACGACGTCGTTTTTCAGGACTATGTGCGACACGGCGAGCTGGAGAGGATTGGACGTTTCATCCGAGCCAGAAGAGTCAGTCTGGACACCATCTACCACTCAG GTATGGCTGCCATCCATGAGGCCGTCCTGTCCGGGAACCTGGACTGTGTGAAGCTGCTGGTCCAGCACGGAGCAGATATCCACCAGAGGGACGAGGAGGGATGGACCCCACTGCACATGGCCTGCAGCGATGGCTTCCCTCACATTGCACG CTACCTCCTGTCGCTGGGTGCAGACCCGGAGCTGGAAAACGAGTGCGGGGAGAAGCCGGCTGACCTCATTGAACTGGACAACAAGGAGCTGCTGGAGCTCTTCGGGGTGGCTGTCAGTGAATGA